The DNA segment AGGACTTAATGTGCTTTGTGAGTGGAGAGGATAATTTACCTGTTGTAACAGTCTGAACAACAGTGCAGCTGAACACTTTGtggctttttattttacattttttactttcttcactGCTGAGACAGTGAAGGGACTGACTGCCTGATCAGAACGTATTCCAGGTGCCACTAGGGGTCACTTTACTTAAtcaattaacttgtttttatttgctccaTCATGTGTTTTCCTCCAGATTCCCAGTGTAACTTCACCATGAAATGCATGATCTGCAGAGGGCAGGTTGCTGGTGTGCTGCATCCTTTGTGGATGAACCAGACATAATGAAATTTTTTCCCACCCCGCAGCCTGGTATGCAGTATGAGAAGCATAATACCATGTTGGGCCAGACAGTTTTTGCTTGAACACGAGTTTTAATGTACTCCTTTGTATTCATTCTtagttatttaattatatatttgtcAACAGGCCGGACAGTGTGGCAGAACTGTGGGCCATACCTGTAGTGAACAGTTTAGAGAGTGAATAAAAAAGGGGATAAAACCGTGCCCTGTTTAATAATGTCAGATACTTTATCAAATCTGACAAACTGGGGATGAAGTGGCAATCTAAAATCCAGGCAAATTGTGGTGTTgtgtaatttaaaatgaattaatttgtgGGATAAAGTGTGTGGTTGAATAGTATTAAAAGCACTagaaaagtcaaaacaaataaTCCTGACTGAATTGGCATTTGATTAAAGGTCTACTCCTACACCCTTCCTATATGTAAAGTGCAAAGCGATGTTGAACGGCCAACACTTTTTCAAAGAGTTGACCTAGGATAACcctttgaaaacatttcatgATATGAGAAGTCAGGGCTATGGGCCGAAGGTTACTAAGGGCCCTACAGGACACAGTACTTTTGAGGGGAATTAGTATAAGGAAAGATGTTTTCCCATATCACTGGAATCTTTGACGATAGGGACAATGATAAGATGATGTGAAGCACTGAGAATAACTGGTTGCTGCAGACTTTAAAGGTGCGGGGATGGACACCATCTTTTTGAGCTGCTTCATTAAGTTCAAGATGCTTTAGCTGCTGTCAGAACATTAACAGCGATAGCTGGGCTACAAACTTAACTATAAACTTCAGTGATTCAGTATTTTCCTTAGTGCACTTCATGCTAATAGGCccacaatttttttatttttgttgatcCAAGTAGGAATTTTGTCAAGTGGGAGCAAGAGAGAAGTTCAGGTCACCCAAGTCATCAGGATATATCATCAAGGGATCATAAATATActaaaaaccttttttaatcTCCAGTTCTTTTGGAATGGTTAGTTCCCCCAGTTTATCCTCTCTAGTCCACACAGAAGCCCAGACTGATGGAAAACAGCAACACAGGGACAatccctcactggcttcccatcCACCAACGCTGTCAGTTCAATAAATTGCTCAACCTGGCCAACAGTTTTAATCTTCCTGGAAATACAATAGGACTAACATTATACTGAGGTAGGTTGATATCAGTAAAACAAAAGTTTAAGGCACTGTGTTTTCACAGCTCTGCTACCTGATGGTCTGCTGTCTGTCGTCCACATCACTGATGATGGAATGAGCATCCTCGACCCGCTGGAGATTACAGACACTCATGTGGTTGTCAGAGTCCCTCACCTCTCTGCCTTTGGCCTAGTCTGGGATATCGTTAAGAGGTTGTGGACAAAACCAGTTTACAGCCAAGTTCTGCTGTTCCTCGGACCCCCAAACCCAGAAACACAGAGGCAAAAACTCAAATTGTTTCTCCTGCCGAGTAACATTCATCTGGAGGAGGTAATCTTCATCTTACAGCTATCAATCCAGACTTCTCTGACCTGTCTGAGAGGACAAGTTTGCAATTTTTCAGTTTGTCCTAAAACAAGTCAGGTGTCTATTTGGACACTGAACAGCCTGTTCTTTCTGTAATgattcctcctgttcatactggACACTAACGGATCACTTCCTGAAGTACTTTCAACAGAAGTGATGGGGAACAAAATCCACTGCCCAACCCTAAAGACAGTTTTATGTGCTGTAGATCTAAAACAAGTGGGACGATTAatcgattgacagaaaatgaatttgcAACTATTGTGTTAATAATAACAAAGGAGAatataatcagcagattaatcgataatgaaaataatagttagttgcagccccacTGTACtggtatatattgttttttaacaatCTATAAATCAGCTGATACTGATACGTCTGTAATGTAAATGGACCCTTCTGAGAATAAAccctttaatttaaatgttaaaatcatctGATTTCTTGTAAGGTGAGCAAACGTCAGCAACATTGTGAGAACATCGAGGCTCCTTCCAAATGTCAACTCATCAAAGATGAGAGTTACACTGTTCACTGTCCTCAGGCCATCAAAATACAGCCTAAGGTGAGTTTTTGGAATAAAAGTCTCTGCTGAAACAATTACATTTGGTTTACTTGTGATGCTATGGAagttttgatatttttgttttcagacaGCACAATTTTATCTGGACTTTGGACCAAATTACCACCCAACGTTTGAGATCCGCCTgcctacaaacacacaagaaGTGAATTTAACGGTCCAAGaccaaagaaagacagaggtctgGGAGTATGAAGTTGATCTGACAGGTAAAGTCTTCATCCACCTGCAGCATCCCTCCACCTGATGCAACAGAATACAGTAACCGTTATTGATTGAGCCGTGGTGCTTTTATTCTTACTCTGCCTCAGAGCGTTCCTCAGTCTGCATTCATCATGCTGCAGTCCACTTTAAACCAGTTTTAAACATTCTTGTTGTCATGAAGCTTCAGGGCCAGTAtgtatatacatttacattttctcagttggcagatgcttttatacaaagcgacttacatttgaagaacaacatacagcatcaacaaagcattaatacagcacaagatctacaactgacaatacatactagtaagggCTAATAGCACAgatggcatcaatggggtaaatacctggGGAAAGAACATGCTATAAAACACAATGTATGGGGTGACAGTGTGTTGGTTTCTCTGGTACCGAGTCATCAGCTGAATCTGCACTTTCTGGCCTTCACAGATCTTTATAGTGACTTTTAGCTTGTTTATCTCTCTGGCTACAGCTTCCTGTTCTGGTTCACGCTGAAGAACAAGAAGCTGCAAAAAGTCACTGTAAACTTTCTGTGTGAAACCGTGTTGGTATACCTCGGTCCAGACCTCTAAGTGTGTTGAGCATACACTCTATAGCCAAAAGTTTTAGGtcacctgcctttacatgcacatgaaggttaatgacatcccatttTTGATCCGTAGTGTTTAATATTGTCttggcccaccctttgcagctataacaacTTCAACTCTTCAGGGAAGGCTATccaaggtttaggagtgtgttcttgggaatttttgaccattcttctagaagtgCATTTTtaaggtcaggcacagatgttggacaagaaaggcctggctcgcagtctacactctaattcatcccaaaggtgtttaGGTCAGGATTCTGTgtaggccagtcaagttctccacaccaaactcgctcatccatgtctttatggaccttgctttgggGCAGCATTAGCTCCTCTGTTAGGAGTTTGCTTGGAAACCGGTGGGTTGCCAGATGTAGTTCAGCATGACCCATGCTGAAGGTACCACTTGAGCAAGACCCTGAACCCCACGCTGCTTCCCTGGCACCATACGATGGCAGCCCATTGCTCCTAAACAGGATGGGTaaaatgcagagaacaaataTCCACTTTCCCTCTCCCTTGACATTTTTTTTGAGTACAGACTCTAGAAAGATCTAGCGATGTCTGTCTGGAGGAGGAAAAACCGGTGGAAAAGCCAGAGCTAAGGCAAAGACCTGCTCCTCCCATGCCGGGCTCCAGTTCCCTGTCGTCCGTGTTCACAGGCTGCTGCGCAAAAGCAACTATGCGGAGCGTGTCGGTGCCGGAGCCCCCGTCTACCCGTCGGCGGTGCTGGAGTACCTGACCGCTGAAATCCTGGAGCTGGCTGGAAATGCTGCCCACGACAACAAGACCAGGATCATCCCCCATCACCTGCTGCTGGCCGTCCACAATGATGAGGAGCTCAAGCTGCTGGGCAGAGTGACCATCGCTCAGGGTGGCTCTCAGGGAAGCTCTCTTTGTGGTCCTTTGGAGACGCCGAAGGGGAAGGCGAGCCGGCgcactggttaaactgagacagcggggtTTTCACTCAgtgaaactcaggcagctttgtcAGACCAAAGAGGGGGCCTTTAGAAGTAGGAACAGAGTCCTGGACAtcaggccaggaacactctgactaaagaggtcaaagcagcaaagagatgTTACGCTGAAAAGCTAGGAAACAGCTTCACGGCCAGcaaccctgcgtcagtgtgggaAGGCCTGCGGACACTCACTAACTACATGAGACTATCCCCCAAAACTGCTGGTACTAAACGACTggctgacgagctgaatggtttctattgtaggtttgagaagcccacagtcacacctctccccaaCTCAAACACCATCTTCAGTTACCGTCCCCAACTGCCACGCTCTCATCCTCCTTCTCCGACCCCTCACCTGCATTCATGATCTGTCTTCCAGAGACAGAAGATTAGGAAGGCTCCTGACCACAAAAAAATCTGGGctgaccagctggcccccatcttcactcagatattcaacagatcactggagctgtctGAATaaacttgtgatcagacagaaaatCAGGGCATAGACTGTGTTCATTGTTAGTTGTGAGCTAGCTAGCAACAGATGCCACAActaagtttgtgtttgtttttagttcAGCCTCTGAATGATCTCTGAACTCTGCAGAAACTCTACTTCTTTCTCTTATTTCTCTCCTATTTCCTCTCTGTATGTTTATCAAGCTTCAGGATCAGCCTGAATTAATTTCTTTGCATCAGGCTGCATTTGGAGAATTTGTCAATTTTGACATAAACTTTGAATAATTGGCTTTGCATTTTGCCCGAACACAGAGTCAGAGGTCTTACTGAACAAGTCTTTGTTCTGCTTGACCTTTAGATCCGGCTGTACGTGAAGAGAATCCAGCGAGGCCTCAGAGTGGCTCACCACGGAGCAGGTTGACATCAGTTCGGTCACAGTTTGTAGGTTCAGTGTCTGAACCTGTTTTAAACCAGCTGCTGGATCAACTTTTGCAACGGGGCATAATAAATCAAGAAGAAATGGATTCAGCCAGAGCCAGAACCAGGGCTGACAGGGCTCGAGAAGTGATTGACATGGTTCGAAACAAAGGAACACAAGCCAGTTCAGCTCTGATTGAGGACTTCAGGATGTTGGATCCACACCTTTCCAGAAATCTGAAACTGAGCTGAAGTAGAACTGAGACTCTGTAAATGAAACATCtatatcaaatcattatttggTGTGatcaccctttgccttcaaacagGATCAGTTCTTTAAGGTAAAGTTTCACAGTGAGGGACTTTTTAGGCACACtgtcaggtgtatgattaaacaggtgctaatgattATAAATTCAACATGGAAGttggcaagactgagcacagcaacaaaacatttcaagctgacaggggtttccagatgggCTGTCCAATCACTTTTGAAAAAGCACAAAGAAATGGGCAGCACTGAGGACAGTAGATGCAGTGTTCagccaaagaaacttactgcagcagatgtcAAATAAATATGACGTGCATCATCATCTGTTGTTTGGTTACAGACTGCCACTGTGTTCCCTGTCAGAGGAGGAAAACGGTGTTCATGAAAacttatatatttctttattttattcatgtatgAGTGTTTCCTTCAGATTTAGACTTTTATTGTCCAAGAGATAGATAACTTTACTTAGTGATTCACATTtttgattagagaggctgctgacAGTCATTTTAAACTTTTCCATTTGGCAATTAATGCCACAGCAACTATTGTAGAACATTTAAActgcaaaactaaaaactgttttgaaatcaaaatgacacaaactgcTCGACATGTGCGGTTTTAAATCTAGTCTATTAGTCtattgtgtaaatgtgttttttctgctgATCTGTTCTGAACACACatctacttcctgtctgtcctcatgAGCTTTCATCCTGTTTGAGTGTAATTGAGGTTATAAGAACAGAAAGGGTTGTATGCTGGACAGATTGATACAGATGATTTTTTATAACCACTGATAATGATGGTGATAATGATGGTTATGATGGTCTGATGTACTGTAGGTTATCTGTTAAGTCGTCTCTTGATGGATGTTTTTGTGTGAGCTTGTGTGGTGGGTTTTAGTGtttcttttacatgtttttgtcatatgtatcatgtatttatgtattttgtgtttaatgttcAGTGTCCCTCCAGACTTTTTTGTTTCTGGAACAGTAAAGTTGAAACATTCAATAAATTTAGAACTTTATagatttaaagaaatgttgaaGATCCATCttgtttagacaccaaaacactCAGCATGAATTAGTTTTATGGAAATCTGGGTTTccttaaaataacatttctctTTCTTATTTTCTAAAATCCCTTTTACTTTGTATGTTTCCTCTGGTTCCCCGGCCTTCATCTAGTCCTGACAGCATCACGTTCACGGTTCATGGTTCGTCTTCTGGACTCAAGTGTAAAGTTGTGTTCTGTTGTATTTAAGTCAataaaaacaccggtggaaaaacagtgagctacAGCGCActcacacctcctctcccttccaaacactagctgccctccaggcagtcaatgaccataaagttgttactgtgatgtagagacagagatCAGTAAAAACTTTATGAATGtcagatacttttgttacagataactcaccactctgaaactcttgctccagtccatgttgctaagctggtaagggaacatgtacagctgaaccgaagctaagagtttgaacctgaaaatgagcataatatgacctcttcaACATCAATGGATGTTTTGGGGTAAAATCAGTGACATAAATGCTGTTTATGCTGCTGTTTcatacattatcaattgctaaTGTCATGTTGATCATAATGGATTATACATATGCATATTTTCTATACATgtatattatactttttttttgtaaatgtatccTGAATTGATaaagatatctgttgtgatgtaGATAAGAATCTGTGGTCTGACAGATAGCAATGTCAGCCTAAGGGGTcttaacatttctgttttttttcccattgtgctatgcagtacatttactgtaaaacagtctcatggttttgtttttttattacagccatgtgtaattACTGACATAACTACGCTTgctgtagcctggtttattcactCCAAACCAGCTCATGGAAACACTCATTTCgcaatttctttgtttttcttttttgcgacatttcaaaagttcgcttaaaattcacatgacaattagatggaaacatggctactgtCTTCAAAACTTTATAGTTTTgccatagtttacatcagaaaatacttccAGAATACACTGTTATACTGACaacatggctaaacattttgactatcttgttcataaacaatTACATGTCACAATTACAAGTCCTTCTGATGCACTGACATTTTCATTgatgtaaagatttttttttgagCGATAGACCaaagattttgagcaagttacaGGCTTTagcaggtaatccactgtgcAAGGCTGGTAGTGTGATATGTattgagaaatgcacttactgttgtttaccaactgagaaaaactgtaaaaattacatattttcactttattagttttttcacaattgctaagacacatttcttgaaaccttcatccattttctcaaaactttaaacacaaaacccaaTCTTTAAACTACAGTCACAAAACCCCTGACTCTTCTGGCAAAATCAATCAATCGCCTCAAAACCATGTGATCTATGATCAAAACCAAACAATACTTTCAAATCATAAACACAGAGAGCATTCTTTAGACACTACATAAAAAATTGAGAACACAGCGTCCAGTGCATGTAgatacagaaaatgtttttgcgtagaggaaacacattttccaatttaaaaatgtatagtaATCAAAActtagtacagtaaatatatagtatGCTGTAAGCACTGATGATTCTGCTGCTATTGCTAAAATACAAAATTCCAAGACCACCCAGAAAAGTAAGAAGATGTAGAGAACCTGTCCCTTACTTATAGCTTGGTCAAAATGTGACATTGCACTGGCCAAGGacttatatatattatatatatatatatttgtcctttatttttctgtatcgCTGCAAAAttacttgtgaaaaataaaaagttgaaaaataaactataaCTGTAATAATTCTTGAATGTAACACTGGTACTTGACACACAGTGACCACAAGCTGTAATTCATGTACCAACCccttgaaccaattctgctaaaatacaaacacatttcctgctttacactcacaCAGTTTTAAAGCCACaagtgttgtggtggcagcccagctgacggtgagtgtcctggttttttctctttttcttcagttattctgcttttctctgttctctgcctgcctccctgtgtctccccctgtgtgtactctctctctctctccctctgctcctgagcccagccaacgacctgcacctcatcagccaccttgTCAGCCTGCCACGCCTGtcagtagtcaacctcatccctgcctgtatttcaaccccggttctccacacgactctcgcttgatcgtcgttgctccatacccggtggcACCTCTGCGTTCAGGCtctcatgttttttgttttctctcattttccctgTACTTTGTCGCTCTAGTCACTAAccctgtttttctgtctgttttctttcccaggttcactcaccctcgtcatcCGTTCTGTTGGCTGGGTTCATCCTCCGGACCTCTCCTCTTCAggcttcccccacggcgtcctcccagttcCCCCCTGCATCCTcccttcctcggccccagtgttccccggctccctggtcccAGTCCCGTCGGTTTCCctgtgccagtgtttccccggcatccacctctccctccactccagtccctcaaccccctTTTTCCCTAAATAAACCTCCTTCGCTCAGAgcgctgcgtttgggtcctctctgtccccacgcCACCCACGTAACAACAACACCACATACAGTTCTCACGTAAGACGTAAAGTCTGCATACTGTACACGTCTgtttcgctgactgtgtgaagagttttgacaatgtgacttcagttttgactgaTGCAGGTgcaacatttgcaaaactatttgtaaactatggctaaggtTTGGATGAAAAccaagtgcagccttgtgcaatgaaattgcatgttttctgtATGGGATAGATCAATTTCAtcagtacaaagttatacattgcaaggGTTTGGATTGGGATAGGATTCAGTTACACTTTCACTGTAGAtgctgtaatttgttgacagagtaTTGTGagtcattgtgatgcagaaaatgaaaaaactaGACTATTTTACAGAACTACATAGCGTAACggaaacaataacaaaattagaaatggaaACTAGGAAACACTCCTCAGGGTAACgtttctgtctttttatatCTTCATTAATTTACTGTAGGacacaaaaaacagaacataGAAAAATGCATTGCACATTATgacgtgttcaaccattttgcatgtattgacttatgcaatgaactTGATGTTTTGTGGgttaaagtgtaatttatacttctgcgtcgaatcaacggcgtaggctacggggctgcGCAGAGGCTACaccgtagcctgacgtgcacctcctcaaaaactTAACCacattggtcggctgggtagccttgcGATGCCTCCAAGCCAACAGGAAGTGCCCTGTACTTtgtagtaacttttactagtggccaaaatGGTGGCTGTAACaaggtggatcaatatatttgaccgttaCAACCCGAGCAAAATGACACACATCGGCCcttccaaccgctatgcagctctgtctgacgacactccggtcgACCTGCGACtccacctgcggcttcgagtctccctgatacggatccctttcggcggacagtgcctgccgacactgttgcatctcctccaccggctacatctcctgcactggcggCAAACGGTGATcggctgggccgccggtctgccgctgggcctgatcggcggccgtcatcccggtcaaaaacctccgcttcccgatgtaggatcctgaaggaggctgtgctcagacgctccagaggccgtctctaccctgcaccgtcgggtagccgtTCTCTCatgtctgttactgctactccaacacaacactcggaagctcacacactccatcctcagtccgcatagtgttgaagcagattctgctctgggttcaattcccactgtgagacatccaccacgtgtccctgagcgagacacttaactcctagttgctccagaggcgtgcgacctctgacatgtatagcaattgtaagtcgctttggataaaagcgtcagctaaatgaaaatataaaccACACTAATAactggtgactccataaccagaaacatccgtttctttaacgctaccactcactgcttccccggtgccaacacggctgacatttaaaaaaaaaacgccaggacctaatgccatcgctcctgtcctccatcacaagagtgatagtccatgtgggaacaaatgacacagctcttcagcgcttcagtctgagctgacaaaatcagattttatctgtctttttaactttttaaatcagtgtggaaagtccgtttttatctctggtcccattcccacagttggtcgcggtgctggccgcttcagtagactccttggcctccacgactggctccagtccgcctgcagggctcacggagtgtgttatgtcgataactttaatattttctggcaaagaatgtctctttttaagacagacggacttcacccaaacaaacagggctcagaaatgttagctgcgcacatacagcatgtggtgcggtccacacatgacttacgtgaatgactcatcattcatgcagcacacctggacacaccaccgctcactgaacagatctctgcctcactgccacaaacaactgtctccacctgctggcatgtaaagccgtctgctcccagcgttgttccaaagacttctattcctgtcatcatcacgcatagaccagtaaaccgaaatgtgcacatcccacacagaaatattagtaatctcttaagaattaggacaactgcaccaaaaCAAAGTCATTTAAATGGCTCTGTTCAATGCGagaagacttttatcttaaatgattttatcttgtctgcaaatctagattttatgtttttaactgaatcacgGTTGTAAATGAATGAccatagccagctagctgaactgtgtccgcctcgatatgattgttttagtggTCGTGGTGGAGGgttagtgagcgtgtatagaaaaaattttaaatgtcatcaagtatgctgtgatgaatttaactcctttgaagttctcactcttaaacttggagggctgaaaactatcatatttgttataatttatcatcCCCCAAAACCGATTTTCATCAGAACTTTAAGAAGaagaattttaatattcatgttgatgaccccaccaatgttaaaactgactttttaaatatggccacttcttttaacttcaaacaacatgttaaagggcaaacacataaccgtggtcatacactggacttggtttttaccctgggtgtcagcatttcctctgtggaattagtggacatgaccatatctgaccacagatgtattgtttttagctgcgattcgtcTGTTACTCACgctgcctcaccaagctccgtgtgttctcgcttctttaatgaacaaagtgtttcaaagttttgcacattctttcagagccaaagccaacacctgtctgattccaacaccaacaatctggtcgatcacttcaatcatatctgcttgtcgtcactaaatattactgctcctctaaaggttaggcctacgtctaaagctagtaagcaaccctggataaatgacagcattcgcagcctcaaaagggaatgcaggaaagcagagcgcagatggaaaaaatccagtctccaagtccattacctcagtctgaaggatttattaattaactacaataacttggttaaggatgcgagaacacactatttttctgaactca comes from the Micropterus dolomieu isolate WLL.071019.BEF.003 ecotype Adirondacks unplaced genomic scaffold, ASM2129224v1 contig_8825, whole genome shotgun sequence genome and includes:
- the LOC123965189 gene encoding uncharacterized protein LOC123965189 translates to MSILDPLEITDTHVVVRVPHLSAFGLVWDIVKRLWTKPVYSQVLLFLGPPNPETQRQKLKLFLLPSNIHLEEVSKRQQHCENIEAPSKCQLIKDESYTVHCPQAIKIQPKTAQFYLDFGPNYHPTFEIRLPTNTQEVNLTVQDQRKTEVWEYEVDLTDPAVREENPARPQSGSPRSRLTSVRSQFVGSVSEPVLNQLLDQLLQRGIINQEEMDSARARTRADRAREVIDMVRNKGTQASSALIEDFRMLDPHLSRNLKLS
- the LOC123965188 gene encoding histone H2A-beta, sperm-like, giving the protein MLKRCLSGGGKTGGKARAKAKTCSSHAGLQFPVVRVHRLLRKSNYAERVGAGAPVYPSAVLEYLTAEILELAGNAAHDNKTRIIPHHLLLAVHNDEELKLLGRVTIAQGGSQGSSLCGPLETPKGKASRRTG